A part of Podarcis muralis chromosome 13, rPodMur119.hap1.1, whole genome shotgun sequence genomic DNA contains:
- the LOC114590420 gene encoding histone H2A-IV: MSGRGKQGGKARAKAKTRSSRAGLQFPVGRVHRLLRKGNYAERVGAGAPVYLAAVLEYLTAEILELAGNAARDNKKTRIIPRHLQLAIRNDEELNKLLGKVTIAQGGVLPNIQAVLLPKKTESHKAKAK, encoded by the coding sequence ATGTCTGGACGCGGTAAGCAAGGAGGCAAGGCTCGTGCCAAGGCCAAGACTCGCTCTTCTCGTGCCGGACTCCAGTTCCCCGTGGGTCGTGTGCACCGTCTTCTGCGCAAAGGGAACTACGCAGAGCGCGTCGGAGCCGGAGCGCCCGTCTACTTGGCTGCTGTGTTGGAGTACCTGACTGCTGAGATCCTGGAGTTGGCCGGCAACGCTGCCCGGGACAACAAGAAGACCAGGATCATCCCTCGCCACTTGCAGCTCGCCATCCGCAACGACGAGGAGCTGAACAAGCTGCTGGGCAAAGTCACCATTGCTCAGGGAGGAGTGTTGCCTAACATCCAGGCTGTGCTGTTGCCCAAGAAAACCGAGAGCCATAAAGCGAAGGCCAAGTAA